One stretch of Zhihengliuella flava DNA includes these proteins:
- a CDS encoding LacI family DNA-binding transcriptional regulator: MAKVTIYHVAQSAGVAPSTVSRALNNPQRVSETMRRRVNEAADAVGYERRAEPRALRAEPRKTIAMVLADITNPHFIKIIRGAELRAKSSGFTLVVVNAEESPQIELAEIRGLASKVDGFVLASSRLPDQELQAIGRQHKVVLLNRDVQGLTSVRLDMAHGCRQILEHLASLGHREFTFCAGPPGSWVGSLRWATLRDGAKSHGLTAHRIGPYAPTVAAGGVAADAALRSRPTALVAHNDMLAFGIMKRLASREVSVPDEVSVIGFDNNFAAELVSVPLTTLDGPLAEVGARGVDLLLRSIAEQPDRRGAVADLPEGRIMLPTELILRESSGLAPA, translated from the coding sequence ATGGCCAAAGTGACTATTTACCACGTCGCCCAGAGCGCCGGCGTCGCGCCGTCGACGGTCTCGCGCGCGCTGAACAACCCGCAGCGCGTCAGTGAGACGATGCGGCGCCGCGTCAACGAGGCGGCGGACGCCGTCGGCTACGAGCGCCGGGCAGAGCCGCGGGCCCTCCGGGCGGAACCGCGTAAAACCATCGCCATGGTGCTGGCGGACATCACCAATCCGCACTTCATCAAGATCATTCGCGGCGCGGAGCTGCGGGCCAAGTCCTCGGGATTCACGCTCGTGGTGGTCAACGCGGAGGAGTCTCCCCAAATCGAACTCGCGGAGATTCGCGGGCTGGCCTCCAAGGTGGACGGCTTTGTCCTGGCCTCAAGCCGCTTGCCTGATCAGGAGTTGCAGGCCATCGGGCGCCAACACAAGGTGGTGCTGCTCAATCGCGACGTGCAGGGCCTCACCAGCGTCCGCTTGGATATGGCCCACGGCTGCCGCCAGATTCTGGAGCATCTGGCCTCGCTGGGGCATCGCGAGTTCACGTTTTGCGCGGGTCCGCCCGGGTCTTGGGTGGGCTCCCTGCGCTGGGCCACTCTGCGCGATGGGGCCAAGAGTCATGGGCTGACGGCGCACCGGATCGGCCCCTACGCGCCGACGGTCGCGGCCGGGGGAGTCGCGGCTGACGCGGCGCTCCGCTCCCGGCCGACGGCGCTGGTGGCTCATAACGACATGCTGGCCTTCGGCATCATGAAGCGGCTGGCCTCCCGTGAGGTGTCCGTCCCGGACGAGGTGAGTGTGATCGGCTTCGACAACAACTTCGCGGCCGAGCTCGTCTCCGTCCCCCTGACCACCCTCGACGGCCCGCTGGCCGAGGTTGGCGCCCGCGGCGTGGACCTGCTGCTGCGCTCCATCGCGGAGCAGCCGGACCGCCGCGGTGCCGTGGCGGACCTGCCGGAGGGCCGCATCATGCTGCCCACGGAGCTCATCCTGCGGGAGTCTTCCGGCCTCGCGCCCGCCTAG